DNA from Microvirgula aerodenitrificans DSM 15089:
GAAAACAAAAAAGCCCTGAAAAATCAGGGCTTTTTCGCTGTGCTCTGGCGGAGGCGGTGAGATTCGAACTCACGGACGGCGCGAACCGTCGCTGGTTTTCAAGACCAGTGCCTTAAACCACTCGGCCACACCTCCGGGGAAGGCGCCGCAGTATACCCGTGGCGGCGCCGGATCGCCAGTGGCGCGGGGGGTTAACGGGCGCTGGCTGGCCAGACAAAGGTCAGGTGGCGGCTGCCTCTGGCCGGAATGGTCACGTTCTGGCTGCGGGCTGCGCCATCCAGCGTGGCCTCGACGCGATAGCTGCCCGGTGGCAGCTTCACCAGCATGAACGGGCCGCTGCTGTTGGCCGCGAACACTTTCTTGCCCTTGGCGGTGCGGATGGCAATGTCTACGTCGGCAACAAACACGCCGCCGGTGCGGGACGCCTGTGCCAGTTCGATGGTCAGGGGATAGTGGCGGGCCGCGGCCTTGATGGCGGCAACTTCGTCACTGCCGATACCGCCGCTGATATAGGCGATATTGTCAGCCTGCTGTACCGGCGGCAGGGCGCCGTCGTCGGCCAGCGCAGTGGCTGACAGCAGGGAGCCGGCCACAAGGGCGGCGAGAAGCGATTTGCTAGTGGATTTCATCATGCGTAGTCCTTTTCATGCGGGGTGATTGGACTCGCCGGCGCGGGGGAAGCCATCGGCTTCGCGACCGGCACAAACTGGCCGGGGGCCGGACCATGCATGCAATGCGGGGAAGCGGTCCGTGACACCCGGGCACGTAGACACTACATGGAGACGGCAGGGGCCGATCTCAAGCCCTGACCGGTATCCGGTCGCGATCGCCGAAGCGCAGGTTCAGCATCAGGGCGGCAAGCATGACGGCAGCACCGGCCAGCAGGCGTGGCAGATTGGCGTCGCTGTGCCAGAGCAGCAGGTTGATCAGCAACCCGGCCGGGATGTGCATATTGTTCATGATGCCGAGCGTGCCGGCATCAACCAGGCAGGCGCCCTTGTTCCACAGATAAAAGCCCAGCGCCGATGCGCCCAGTCCCATGAACACCAGCACGCCCCATTGCGTGGCATCGGTCGGCAGCCGGGCCGGATTGCCGAACGCCAGGTACGACGGCAGGGCAACCAGCAGCGCACCGGCAAAGAAGAAGCCGAAGGTGCGGTGCTGCGGCTGGCCGCTCGGGTAGCGCGCCACCAGGTGCTTGTAGCCGACCTGGCCGGCGGCAAAGGTCAGATTGGCCAGTTGCAGCAGCAGAAAACCGGTGAGGAAGTGGCCGCTGAGATTGTCGTAGCGGATGATCAGCGAGCCGAGCACGGCGGCGATGGCCGAGGCGGTGGCCCATGGTGAAAAGCGGCGGGCGAGGGCATCGTTGATCAGCGTGATGTAGACCGGGGTGAAAATGGTGAACAGCAGCACTTCCGCCACGCTCAGAAAACCGTAAGCACGATACAGCAGCAGATAGGTGATGCCGAACTGCATTGCGCCGGCCAGCACGGTGCCGACAATAAAGGGGCGCGGTACGCCGCGCCAGCGCAGAAAGGGCAGAAAAGCCAGCCCGGCCAGCAGCACGCGGGTCAGCACGGCAAAGTCGCTGTCGACCCGGCCGGCCAGAAACACGCCGATCAGATTGAATGAAACGGCCCAGAGCAGGGTGACGAAAACCAGATAGCGCACAGTGGCATTACTCCGAAAAATCAGCCGGATCAACCGTCTGCCGGCGGTGGCAGGCCGCGCTGCCGGTGGGCATCGGCCAGATGTTCGCGCAGACAGGACGGGCACAGGCAACTGCTGCCGGCATCCGGTGGCAGGACCTGCGGCAGGTCGGCACACCAGCATCCGCCGGCCTGGCCGCCGCTGCCACAGGAGAAGCCGGCACCGCAGCGCGGGCAGAAGCTGTCCGCCGGCAGCGGTTCGGCAATCAGCCGTGCCCAGACCGCCCGTTGCTGTGCCGGCGTGCTGGTCGACCAGGCGGCGATTTCGTCACGGGTGCGCCGGCAACCGAGGCAATAGCGCCCGTCGGCATCGAGCTGGCAGCGCTGTACGCACGGGGACGGCACGGGGTCGGAAAAAGTGTCAGGCATGGCCGGCGGCGTGGAAGGACAAGGCTGCCATTCTACGCCAGCGCCAGCCACAGGCCGAACGGGACGAACACGATGCTGGCCAGGTTGCCGATCAGTACGATGGCGGCCATCCGGTCCG
Protein-coding regions in this window:
- a CDS encoding carboxypeptidase regulatory-like domain-containing protein — encoded protein: MMKSTSKSLLAALVAGSLLSATALADDGALPPVQQADNIAYISGGIGSDEVAAIKAAARHYPLTIELAQASRTGGVFVADVDIAIRTAKGKKVFAANSSGPFMLVKLPPGSYRVEATLDGAARSQNVTIPARGSRHLTFVWPASAR
- a CDS encoding DMT family transporter; protein product: MRYLVFVTLLWAVSFNLIGVFLAGRVDSDFAVLTRVLLAGLAFLPFLRWRGVPRPFIVGTVLAGAMQFGITYLLLYRAYGFLSVAEVLLFTIFTPVYITLINDALARRFSPWATASAIAAVLGSLIIRYDNLSGHFLTGFLLLQLANLTFAAGQVGYKHLVARYPSGQPQHRTFGFFFAGALLVALPSYLAFGNPARLPTDATQWGVLVFMGLGASALGFYLWNKGACLVDAGTLGIMNNMHIPAGLLINLLLWHSDANLPRLLAGAAVMLAALMLNLRFGDRDRIPVRA
- a CDS encoding cysteine-rich CWC family protein, whose product is MPDTFSDPVPSPCVQRCQLDADGRYCLGCRRTRDEIAAWSTSTPAQQRAVWARLIAEPLPADSFCPRCGAGFSCGSGGQAGGCWCADLPQVLPPDAGSSCLCPSCLREHLADAHRQRGLPPPADG